A region of the Desulfobacter postgatei 2ac9 genome:
GCAGACCGGAATAGGCGTCTATGAGCATGGTGACTTGTCCCCGTCGATGCGCGGCAAGGGAGGTGCCCCCGCCTAAATGGGCGGTGACGGCGTTCACATGTTCCGGTGCCTGATTCATCAAAGAGGCCACAATCCGCCATACCGCCTTGTGACTTAAATAATGTGCTCCGGCACCGTTGCGCTTGATTTTTACAAATCCTGTAACCCGGTCCACCAGATCCAGTTCATCACAGACAAAGGGATCTGTGGTCGTCAAAAGCAGGTCCTTTTGACTGCCTGCCATCCGGGCCAGCTCCATACCCATGGGAATACCCATATTGCTGGCATGGGACCTCAACGGCGCCTCCACAAGGTCCCTGACCATTTCCGGGACCACCCGGTAGGTTCCGGACGGAATGGGTTTGAGAAATCCTCCCTGGCAGGCAATGCCGTCAAAGGAGCCAAGGGGGATTCCGGCGCGGTCCAGATGGGCGGCCACAGCTTTTATCCTGTGGTCTATGCTGTCATCCTCATCGGGAAGGAGATGTATTTCAAAACGGTGCACCTGTTCCAGACCCTGGTATACGGCAATCCGGGTGGAAACAGTACCCGGATTCAGTAGAAGAAATCGTATATCTCCCTGTTGCGCTTCCTGGGCCAGGGAAGGACCGAGAAGACGTCGTATCGCGGGGGATTTTTTCTGACCGGCACGTTCCATTTCCAGCATCATGGACAGGGCGTTGCCCACAATGGTATTGATTCCGGGGGAAGGGGGGGATTTAATCAGGACCTCGATGACGGCTGAAAGATCACTTTGCATGATCCTGGCATCCAAAGTTTCCATACCTTGTTTTATCTGTTCTGAAAGATCAGCTAACCATGCTTCACTGGTCACGGTCAAATCTCTTTCAAAGGCGGACATGGAAACATTGATTTTTCCGATTTCAGCCACTGCTTCAATTATTTTATTACGAAGGTTGGCATTCACTTTTTAGGTCCCTTTTATTTATCGTCAATCATTTTTTTGAGTCCATTAATGGCCCCTGGGATGGCATGTCAGTCAAGGGGTTCCTCCCCGGCTGCAATGCGGCGCAAAACAGACCGGAACAGTTTTCCTGTGGCGGTCTTTGGCAGCTGGTCCGTGATGATGATTTTTTTCGGTACGGCAAAACGCCCGATTTTATCCGTAATATAATCTTTTATCTGGTCAACACATTTTTGTTCATCCTGAATCTTATTACGGGGCACCACGAAGATTACAATATCCTCACCGGATTTGTTCTGGGTGCTGATAATAGCCGCTTCTTCAACCAGGGGATGGGAGGTAAGCACACCTTCGATCAAGGATGCGCCCAGGCTCTGTCCTTTGACCTTAATGCTGTCATCAAGCCGTCCCATGAACCAGAAAAAACCGTCTTTATCGCTTCTTACCCCGTCGTAGGTGAAGAAATAGCCTTTGAATTTTGAAAAATAGGTCTTTTTAAAATGTTCGGTTGTGCCCGGGGTGGCCATTGGCATAGCCGGCCATGACTGCGAAAAAACCAGGTTGCCGCTGATGTTTGTTTTACAGGGCTCTCCAAAATCGTTTATAATTATGGGTTCCACCCCTAAAGCACCAAATCCGAGGGTGCCGGGCCGATTCAGTTCCGGGGTCGGGTATGAATTGAGCAGTGCGATACCGCTTTTGCTCTGCACCCAGAGGTTTACCACCCGTTCCGGACCCTTTACCAGTATACTGTCTGCATATTTAACCAGCCGGGGGGGGAGGGCGTTTCCACAAGAGGCAATGACGGAAAACCGTTTGGATGTGTTCAGCTGCCCCTGACCCAGTTGTTCCCTAACTTCTGAAATCAACGTCGGAGGGCACAGCAGCGCCGGATTGGGTTGCTCATTGAGAATATCTTCAATGGTATTCACCCGGAGATCCTCATCAATGAGGATAATACCTGTGCCATTGGTCAAAGGTCCCCACAGGCCGTATGCCTGGGCAGGGGCTTTGTAGATATCCAGCGTGTTGACGATCATTTGGGGTTTGTCCTGATCAAGGGCTTTATTGAAAATATCGTCAAAGGAGGCGTGGGCCTGGACCAGGAATCCGCCGGTTGGGAAAACAGACCCCACATGTTTACCGGCCAGGCGGTTTTCATAAACAGTAAACAGGGGATGATTCGCCTCGGGACAAGCCGGCTCCAGTCCGGAAGGATCTGCCTTAGCCATGTATTCTTCAAGCGTTGGGATACCTTCAATCGTTTCACCTGAAATGAGTATGGAGAGATCTTCAAGCAGGGCACGGACCGTCCGGGCATGGCTCTTTTTTTCTTCGTAAGCGTCGCTGTTTGCCATGATGACAAGTTTTGCCCTTGATGCGGTAATATCCTCTGCCACAATGGAAGAGGGCAGATGGCACCCTATGGGCAGGTAGGTGATCCCAAGATAGGCGGCTGCCAGGGCGCTGATGACAAATTCAGGACAGTTTGGCAGGTTTAAGGCGATGCAGTCCCCCTGAGTCAGGCCGGCCCGGTGAAAAGCCGCTGCCAATCTGAGTACCTTGTCTTTAAGTTCATTGAAGGTCAGGGTGTAGGCATCGCCGGATTTTTGATAAAAGACCAGGGCCCGTGCGTCTCCCTTCCCTTTTTCAATTATTCTGTGAAGTGCGTTTTGGGCGGCATTGATCTGTCCGTCCCAGAACCAGGATGCCAGGGGAATAGAAAAATCCTCCTTGACCACATAAGAAAAAGGCGTCTGCCATTGCAGCTGTTCTGCTATTGCAGCCCAGAATTGTTCACGATGGTCAAGCGTATGTCTGTGCAGGCGGCGGAATGCGTCAAGACGTGTGGGTAATTTTTGGACAAGGTCAATGCTTTCCATGGTTTTACTCCCTAATTTGGAATATTCAAGGGGTCATCCGTATGTGATTGCGACCATCATCATATCATAATTGCCAGCCTATCAGTTAGAGTAAATACCATTAAAATAGGTGTCAGCACAAAAAGCTTAACGATGAATTTGGTGAAACCTATAGATTCGGCAAAAGAGGCAGGCTCATGTTGCGCTTCAGGGTCGTATAATGGTAGAGGGTAAATGCTATCGGAGTTACGTTGCAAAAACCTAACCGTACATCACTGGGGCCTGTCTGGTTTTTACAATATTGAAACTCTTTTCCGGATGCTTATTTTTTACAAACATGTGAATCGGTTTGCTGCCGCAGCCCATTGACCGGAGTCAAAAGTTGAAGTTGATCCTTTACTATTTCAAAAAAAACTTAAGAAAGATCGCTGCGGGTGTCTTCTGTATAATTGTGGTGGATCTGCTTCAGCTTGTGGTTCCCCAGGTTATCAGCAGGGCTGTTGACATTTTGGCGGATGCAGATTTTGACCGTCATGTCCTTTTAACGCAATGCGCCGTGATTGTGGGGGCCGGGCTTATCATGGCCCTGCTCCGTTCCGGGTGGCGCATGCTTTTAATGGGCTCGGCCTGGGATCTTGAGCGGGGCATTCGGGATGAACTGTACACCCATATGCTCAGCCTGGACACGGCCTATTATGACAAAACCCGGGTCGGGGACATCATGGCCCATGCCACGTCGGACATTGTTCATGTGCGTATGGCATTTGGTTTCGGCATCATCGCCTTGGTGGACACCCTGCTTCTCGGCAGTGCCTGCATCGGCATCATGGTCTGGACAAGCCCCAAGCTTGCGGCCCTGTGTCTGATCCCCCTTCCTTTTCTGGTTCTGGTTACAAAAAATCTGGGCAACAGGATGCATAAGTATCACAACACAGCCCAGGAGGCTTTTTCCGAACTCACCGAACAGATCCGGGAAAGTTTTTTCGGTATCCGGGTGATCAAGGTGTTCAACTTTGAGCCCCAGGTCCGGAAAAAGACGGAAAACCACGCACGGGACTATTTTAGAAAGAATTTGAAACGGGCCTATATCAATGCCCTGCTGCATCCTTTACTGGGACTTTTTTTTAATATATCCACCCTGATCATTGTTTTTTACGGCGGGACCCTGGTCATGGAAAACCGATTAAGTCCCGGAGAGTTTGTGGCCTTTATTCAATACTTGGGGATTCTTGCCTGGCCGGTGATTGCCATCGGGTGGATGACCAATCTGATCCAGCGGGGAATGGCATCCCTGAAACGAATAAATGTTCTTTTGAACACCCGGTCCCAAATCACTTTCCCTGAAGGTACGGTGATGCCGGACATTGTGAAGGGCAATATCCGGTTTGAAAAGGTGTGTTTTTCCTATGATAAAAAGATGAACGCGCTTTCCGGTATTTCCATGAATATCCCGGCCGGGGCCAGGATCGGCATCACCGGTCCGCCGGGTTGCGGGAAAACTACCCTGCTTTCATTGATCTCGCGCCTGTATGACCCAACAAGCGGCCGGGTTTGCCTGGACGGGAAAGATTTGAAAACCTTTGATCCTCAATTTCTGAGGCGCCATATCAGCTTCATGGCCCAGGAACCGTTTTTGTTTTCAGGGACGCTGGAAGATAATATCCTTATGGGGAAGAGCGTTTCCGACAGTAACGACCGTGGCATTCTGGACCAGGTCATTAAAATCTGCGCCCTGGAAGAAACCGTTGATCAGATGCCCGACGGTCTTGCCACTCTGGTTGGGGAACGGGGGGTGACATTGTCCGGCGGGCAGAAGCAGCGGGTGACCCTGGCCCGAACCCTGGTGTCCCCTAAATCCGTGATCCTTCTGGATGATCCGGTCAGCCAGCTGGATACCCGCACCGCAGACCGGGTGATCCGGGGCATCAACCGGATGAATCGAGATGCCGTCATGATCATGGTCTCCCACAGGCTTTCGGCCCTTGCCGACTGTGACCGGATTTATGTCATGGACAACGGCAGAATTGCGGACCAGGGCACCCATGAGCAGCTAAAGGCATCCAATGCCTTTTACCGTACATCCTTTAATGTCCAGCAGTCAGAGGGTGAGCCATTAGGAGACCGGCTATGAACCAGTCCCACGTCTTTTCCGACGAGGAGAAAAAGGTCAGTCTGGCGAATCCGACCCTGTTTAAAGCATTGATCCCTTACGTTCGGCCCTATGCCTGGATGCTTGCTTTAACAACGGTTCTGGTGTTCATGGTCACGGGGTTTGAACTGTTTCAGCCCTGGCTCATCCAGCAGGCCATTGATGGCTTCATCCTCGTTTCCGGTACCCCGGGACTTCATATCATGGGTCTTGAAATCGAGCAGTTTTCCGTTTTTTGCATCTGGTTTGGCGTGGTGATCCTGGCGGGGTTTGTCCTGGATTTCAGCCAGGCCATGTTCATGGAGTACACGGGCCAGAAAATTATGCTCAATCTTCGGTGCCGCCTGTTTGACCATATGACGGACCTGCCCGTGGCCTATTTTGATAAAAATTCCTCGGGAAGACTTGTGGCCCGGGTAGCTGGGGATATTGAAAATATGAACGAAATGTTTACAAGCGTTCTTGTTTTTATTTTCAGGGATCTTCTGCTCATGACCGGCGTATTTGTCATCCTGTTTTTAACCAATCGCCGCCTTGCCTTTTATTTAAGCCTGATTGTTCCCGTGGTCTTTGTGGGCGTGGTTTATTTTTCGGGTATCCTGCGCAGGGTGTTTCGTGTGTTGCGGCAGAAAAATGCCGAGATCAATCACCGTTTTTCCGAAGCCATTACCGGTATCCGGGCCATCCAGACCTGTATGGCCGGCCTGCATTTTATCCATGAGTTCAAGCGTCTGAACCTGGCTCACTTCAGGGCAGCCATGGCCCACATCCGGGTGTTTTCCGTGTTCATGCCTGTCGTGGGGCTCATGGGTACCTTAGCCGTGGCTGTCATTATCTGGAACGGCTCTTTTATGGTGCAGCGTCAGGTCTTGACCATTGGTGAGCTTGCGGCGTTTTTGACCTATATGAAATTGTTCTTCAGGCCCTTAAGGGAGTTGTCCGAGAAATTTAATCTATTGCAGAATGCCTTGGCCTCAGCCGAAAGGATAATTACGGTATTGAACACACCCGAAATCCGACAGGATACGACGTTCAAGGGGCCGGATCCCGGCGGTATCCGGCATCTGGTATTTGAAAACGTGGCATTTTCATACACACCCGGTGTTCCGGTATTGAAAAATATCAGTTTCAGTCTTGAGAAGGGCCGGGCCATGGGCATTGTGGGTCAGACCGGTGCAGGAAAAAGTACCATCATCAATCTCACGGCCGGGTTTTACAGCCCCACCGGTGGACGCATCCTCATTAACGGTCAGGACTATGTGCACATGGATATTGCCGGCATCCGGCATCACACTGCCCTGGTCATGCAGGATCCCATCCTGTTTTCAGGAACGGTGCGGGAGAATATTGCACGCCCTCTGGATGGTGACATCCGCCAGGATGATCAAGGTCTTGAAAGCGCTCTGAAAAATGCCGATTGCGCTTTTCTTTTCGATAAATATTCAGGACTTGACACCATGCTGCAGGATGGCGGCCGCCCTCTGTCTTCGGGGGAGAAACAACTGGTCTGCATTGCCCGGGCCTTTTCATTTAATCCGGATCTGATCATCTTTGATGAGGCAACCTCTTATATGGATTCCCAATCCGAGGTAAAAATCCATGCCGCCATGAAAAAACTGATGAAAGGTCGCCTGTCCATTATTATTGCGCATCGCCTTTCAACAGTCAAATCGTGTGATCACATACTGGTGTTGAGGGATGGACAGATCATTGAACAAGGCACCCATGAACAGCTTGCCCTGGCCGGTGGCGAATATGCACGGCTTCTTGAAAAGGAATGGTCTGGATGGAATCCAACTCTTTAAAACGGTTTTGAAATTGCTTGCATTGGCCTATAATGCGGTATATAACGCCCCAATAAGGGTGAACTGGTTAAAATAGGGGGTATATTATGACTGCATTAAGTGATAATGACATCAAAAGGCTTTGGAATGAAGGATGCTTTGTTGTAGATCCTTTTCCAAGTAAGATAAACCCTGCTTCCATTGACCTGACACTAGGCAATAAACAATATCAGTATAATTTTGAAAATTATATACTCGGATCTGAGATTGACTCAGAAAAAGATGTTGTACAAACAGAATTTTTAGATCTCACGTTAGAACACGGAGAATCAGTATATATAGGAATAGCTGAAAAGCTTACCATACCTTACGATGCTATGGGTTATGTTTTTCCAAGGAGTAGCATTACGAGGTTAGGCGTTCAGATCATTCCAGTATTTATGAACCCTGGCTATACAGGGTATATGCCGCTTACAATTACTAATCACTCAGGTAAATCCGTAACAATAAAACCAGGTTGCAGGATTGCTCAATTAAGCCTGTTTTCACTCAATACCAAATCTGGGAACACATACGGTCGTAGAGAAGACGCAAAATATCAAAATGAAGATGTTTCCCACTCGCAGCTTCATAAGGATGAGGAATTTCAAGCCGCTATTGATAGGGCTGTGCAACGCATGGCACCCAACATCAGTAAATTAATCAATGCGTCTAAATGAGCAAGGCTACTCGACAGGATATAATAAAATCAATCGGCGCTGGTATTGAGTATGATATCCTCAAAGAAGGTCAAATCAAACCTGAGGATTCACCTAAATTCAAGGCATTGGTAGAAGACAAAGCAACCGCCATGCTCGAAAAGTATGAAGGGTCTATGCGCCCAAGCTTCTGGTATGGTGTTTGGCAGAGCGTTACAGGTAATTTTATTTGGCTCATAATATTGGCGATACTTGCCTTTATATTGGCAATATTCAGCCTGAATATATGGGATCTGCTGATTGATTC
Encoded here:
- a CDS encoding AMP-binding protein; the encoded protein is MESIDLVQKLPTRLDAFRRLHRHTLDHREQFWAAIAEQLQWQTPFSYVVKEDFSIPLASWFWDGQINAAQNALHRIIEKGKGDARALVFYQKSGDAYTLTFNELKDKVLRLAAAFHRAGLTQGDCIALNLPNCPEFVISALAAAYLGITYLPIGCHLPSSIVAEDITASRAKLVIMANSDAYEEKKSHARTVRALLEDLSILISGETIEGIPTLEEYMAKADPSGLEPACPEANHPLFTVYENRLAGKHVGSVFPTGGFLVQAHASFDDIFNKALDQDKPQMIVNTLDIYKAPAQAYGLWGPLTNGTGIILIDEDLRVNTIEDILNEQPNPALLCPPTLISEVREQLGQGQLNTSKRFSVIASCGNALPPRLVKYADSILVKGPERVVNLWVQSKSGIALLNSYPTPELNRPGTLGFGALGVEPIIINDFGEPCKTNISGNLVFSQSWPAMPMATPGTTEHFKKTYFSKFKGYFFTYDGVRSDKDGFFWFMGRLDDSIKVKGQSLGASLIEGVLTSHPLVEEAAIISTQNKSGEDIVIFVVPRNKIQDEQKCVDQIKDYITDKIGRFAVPKKIIITDQLPKTATGKLFRSVLRRIAAGEEPLD
- a CDS encoding ABC transporter ATP-binding protein, whose protein sequence is MKLILYYFKKNLRKIAAGVFCIIVVDLLQLVVPQVISRAVDILADADFDRHVLLTQCAVIVGAGLIMALLRSGWRMLLMGSAWDLERGIRDELYTHMLSLDTAYYDKTRVGDIMAHATSDIVHVRMAFGFGIIALVDTLLLGSACIGIMVWTSPKLAALCLIPLPFLVLVTKNLGNRMHKYHNTAQEAFSELTEQIRESFFGIRVIKVFNFEPQVRKKTENHARDYFRKNLKRAYINALLHPLLGLFFNISTLIIVFYGGTLVMENRLSPGEFVAFIQYLGILAWPVIAIGWMTNLIQRGMASLKRINVLLNTRSQITFPEGTVMPDIVKGNIRFEKVCFSYDKKMNALSGISMNIPAGARIGITGPPGCGKTTLLSLISRLYDPTSGRVCLDGKDLKTFDPQFLRRHISFMAQEPFLFSGTLEDNILMGKSVSDSNDRGILDQVIKICALEETVDQMPDGLATLVGERGVTLSGGQKQRVTLARTLVSPKSVILLDDPVSQLDTRTADRVIRGINRMNRDAVMIMVSHRLSALADCDRIYVMDNGRIADQGTHEQLKASNAFYRTSFNVQQSEGEPLGDRL
- a CDS encoding ABC transporter ATP-binding protein translates to MNQSHVFSDEEKKVSLANPTLFKALIPYVRPYAWMLALTTVLVFMVTGFELFQPWLIQQAIDGFILVSGTPGLHIMGLEIEQFSVFCIWFGVVILAGFVLDFSQAMFMEYTGQKIMLNLRCRLFDHMTDLPVAYFDKNSSGRLVARVAGDIENMNEMFTSVLVFIFRDLLLMTGVFVILFLTNRRLAFYLSLIVPVVFVGVVYFSGILRRVFRVLRQKNAEINHRFSEAITGIRAIQTCMAGLHFIHEFKRLNLAHFRAAMAHIRVFSVFMPVVGLMGTLAVAVIIWNGSFMVQRQVLTIGELAAFLTYMKLFFRPLRELSEKFNLLQNALASAERIITVLNTPEIRQDTTFKGPDPGGIRHLVFENVAFSYTPGVPVLKNISFSLEKGRAMGIVGQTGAGKSTIINLTAGFYSPTGGRILINGQDYVHMDIAGIRHHTALVMQDPILFSGTVRENIARPLDGDIRQDDQGLESALKNADCAFLFDKYSGLDTMLQDGGRPLSSGEKQLVCIARAFSFNPDLIIFDEATSYMDSQSEVKIHAAMKKLMKGRLSIIIAHRLSTVKSCDHILVLRDGQIIEQGTHEQLALAGGEYARLLEKEWSGWNPTL
- the dcd gene encoding dCTP deaminase is translated as MTALSDNDIKRLWNEGCFVVDPFPSKINPASIDLTLGNKQYQYNFENYILGSEIDSEKDVVQTEFLDLTLEHGESVYIGIAEKLTIPYDAMGYVFPRSSITRLGVQIIPVFMNPGYTGYMPLTITNHSGKSVTIKPGCRIAQLSLFSLNTKSGNTYGRREDAKYQNEDVSHSQLHKDEEFQAAIDRAVQRMAPNISKLINASK